Proteins from one Oenanthe melanoleuca isolate GR-GAL-2019-014 chromosome 1, OMel1.0, whole genome shotgun sequence genomic window:
- the LOC130255231 gene encoding ferritin, higher subunit-like produces MGGGHKGGVGPPPPEICPVMLTAGPCDKQGQGPRPPRPFRRGQSGGGRLLSPPRGPGYKSPCRVSSRHSRVLASTVLERNRLLSALCPSRPSIRPSICPSVCPSVRPAMDSQIRQNYHRDCEAAVNRMANMELHASYVYLSMGFYFERDDVALPRLARFFLEQSREERDHAQELLRFQTRRGGRVLLQDIKKPERDTWGSALEAVEAALQLERSVNQALLDLHGLAAQNGDPHLCDFLESHYLDEQVKAIKALGDHATNLRRLSGGAAGPGGSSAGLGEYLFDRLSLEERS; encoded by the exons ATGGGGGGGGGACACAAAGGTGGGGTCGGACCCCCACCCCCCGAGATCTGCCCCGTCATGCTGACTGCGGGGCCATGTGACAAACAGGGACAAGGGCCAAGGCCACCGCGCCCCTTCCGGAGGGGACAGAGTGGGGGGGGTCGCCTCTTATCCCCGCCCCGCGGGCCGGGCTATAAAAGCCCCTGCCGGGTTTCCAGCCGCCACAGCCGTGTTCTCGCTTCAACAGTGCTTGAACGGAACCGGCTGCTCTCGGCCCTTTGTCCATCCCGGCCGTCCATCCGCCCGTCCATCTGTCCATCCgtctgtccgtccgtccgtcccGCCATGGACTCCCAGATCCGCCAGAACTATCACCGCGACTGCGAAGCCGCCGTCAACCGCATGGCCAACATGGAGCTCCACGCCTCCTACGTCTACCTCTCCATG GGGTTTTACTTCGAGAGGGACGACGTGGCGCTGCCGCGGCTGGCTCGCTTTTTCCTGGAGCAGTCGCGGGAGGAGCGGGATCACgcccaggagctgctgcgcTTCCAGACGCGCCGCGGGGGCCGCGTCCTGCTGCAGGACATCAAG AAGCCGGAGCGGGACACCTGGGGCTCGGCGCTGGAGGCGGTGGAAGCGGCGCTGCAGCTGGAGCGCTCGGTGAACCAGGCGCTGCTGGACCTGCACGGGCTGGCTGCCCAGAACGGGGACCCGCAC ctctgtgacTTCCTGGAGTCGCACTACCTGGATGAGCAGGTGAAGGCCATCAAGGCGCTGGGGGACCACGCCACCAACCTGCGGCGCCTCTCGGGGGGAGCCGCTGGCCCCGGGGGCAGCTCGGCTGGCCTCGGCGAGTACCTGTTCGACCGGCTGAGCCTGGAGGAGCGCAGCTGA
- the BAX gene encoding apoptosis regulator BAX, whose amino-acid sequence MAAAAASAQRGGGSGGGGGGGDPGAGAGGGSGEPAPPPGGGGASSDQIMQTGAILLRAFVRDRVERCGDPQAVALSVAELGEPQPSSPDTKRLSECLRRIGDELDSNMELQRMIEQVGCDAPKKLFFRVAKEMFADGTFNWGRVVALFYFACKLVLKALCTKVPELVQTILRWTMEYLQEHVLAWIQAQGGWEGLLSHFGTPTWQTITIFAAGVLTASLTIWKMS is encoded by the exons ATGGCGGCGGCAGCGGCTTCGGCCCagcggggcgggggcagcggcggcggcggcggcggaggagatcccggggccggggctggcggcggctccggcgagcccgccccgcccccgggAGGCGGTG GTGCCTCCTCGGACCAGATCATGCAGACAGGGGCGATCTTGCTGCGAGC GTTCGTGCGGGACCGTGTGGAGCGCTGCGGGGACCCGCAGGCCGTGGCGCTGAGCGTGGCCGAGCTGGGcgagccccagcccagcagccccgACACCAAACGCCTCAGCGAGTGCCTGCGGCGCATCGGCGACGAGCTCGACAGCAACATGGAGCTGCAGAG GATGATCGAGCAGGTGGGCTGTGACGCCcccaaaaagctgtttttccgCGTGGCCAAGGAGATGTTCGCCGACGGCACCTTCAACTGGGGCCGCGTGGTGGCCCTGTTCTACTTTGCCTGCAAGCTGGTGCTGAAG gctCTCTGCACCAAGGTGCCCGAGCTGGTGCAGACCATCCTGCGCTGGACCATGGAGTATCTCCAGGAGCACGTGCTGGCCTGGATCCAGGCCCAGGGCGGATGG GAAGGGCTTCTGTCCCACTTTGGGACCCCCACCTGGCAGACCATCACCATCTTCGCCGCCGGCGTGCTGACGGCCTCGCTGACCATCTGGAAGATGTCCTAG
- the LOC130250069 gene encoding leukocyte antigen CD37-like: MGRGGAAAPLATTPALRSRPSPVTHFSATPLGRAGPAPAAPRGSPRSPGVTPGVTPGVTAPTDHEGPGATPPLRFRRPRRLPRGPGRGGRSGRRCAGGTGGPGGGSGLGCALRPCVWEPRADMNPKSCLGCTKCFVFLLNLFFFFLGILLLAFSFWLLFDRQSFAAVLGSPLVSLRLWSYGFSGVGIVTMLLGFLGCLGALKEVKVMLGLYFGLLLLLFAAQITVAIIVYTQRATLATKVATYAEELIRGYPAQGPPGDPHESWDAVQQQLGCCGWKRPQDWDQHDDTTTDRDGDRTIACSCLRAPNGTHKHPWVLPHGRCPVAAPEDIFPRGCKESVQTWLAGNLITIVGVCIGIGLGELCLLMLSMFLVRNLDSHYEKLLRGL; this comes from the exons ATGGGCAGGGGCGGAGCGGCCGCGCCCCTCGCCACGACCCCAGCGCTCCGGTCACGCCCCTCGCCCGTCACTCATTTCTCGGCCACACCCCTTggccgggccggccccgcccccgcagccccccgggggTCACCCCGCAGTCCCGGGGTCACACCGGGGGTCACACCGGGGGTCACCGCACCCACCGACCATGAGGGTCCCGGGGCGACGCCCCCGTTGCGCTTCCGCCGCCCCCGGCGCCTCCCGCGGGGCCCCGGACGGGGCGGGAGGAGCGGCCGCAGGTGCGCGGGGGGAACCGGGGGCCCGGGGGGCGGTTCGGGCTTGGGGTGCGCTCTGAGGCCGTGTGTGTGGGAGCCCCGCGCAGACATGAATCCCAAAAGCTGCCTCGGCTGCACCAAGTGCTTCGTCTTCCTCCTCAACCTCTTCTTCTTc TTCCTGGGCATCCTCCTCCTCGCCTTCAGCTTTTGGCTCCTCTTCGACCGGCAGAGCTTCGCCGCCGTGCTAG gGTCACCGCTGGTCAGCCTGAGGCTCTGGTCTTACGGCTTCTCTGGGGTCGGCATCGTCACCATGCTCCTGGGATTCCTGGGGTGCCTGGGGGCCCTCAAGGAGGTCAAGGTCATGCTGGGGCTG TATTTtggcctgctgctgctgctcttcgCTGCCCAGATCACGGTGGCCATAATCGTCTACACGCAGCGTGCCACT ctggctACGAAGGTGGCCACCTACGCAGAGGAGCTGATCCGGGGGTACCCAGCCCAGGGACCACCCGGGGACCCCCACGAGAGCTGGGATGCTGTCCAGCAGCAG CTcggctgctgtggctggaaaaGACCCCAGGACTGGGACCAGCACGATGACACCACCAcggacagggacggggacaggacCATcgcctgctcctgcctcagggCACCCAACGGCACCCACAAGCACCCATGGGTGCTGCCCCACGGCCGCTGCCCCGTGGCTGCCCCCGAGGACATCTTCCCCAGG GGCTGCAAGGAGAGCGTCCAGACCTGGCTGGCTGGAAACCTGATCACCATCGTGGGGGTTTGCATAGGCATCGGCCTGGGGGAG ctctgcctgctgatGCTGTCGATGTTCCTGGTCCGGAACCTGGACTCCCACTACGAGAAGCTGCTGCGGGGGCTCTGA